The genomic window GAACCCGGACCAGGAGTTCACCCCGTGCTCCCGCCACAATCTCCCCCGGCGGTCCACCGTCCGAAGAGATCTCGCCGGGCACCGGAACACTGGCCCGGAGTACCCTGACCCCTTTGCCATCCAGGGTGGTCCTGGCGCCGGGATCCGGGTAGAGTGCCCGCACGAGGTTCACGATCTCCCGGCCAGGCCTGTTCCAATCGATCACGGTCTCCTCCGGCCTCACCTTGGGGGCATAGGTGGCTGCTGCCTCATGCTGGGGTGTCCGTGGGGCATCCCCCTCTTCAAGTAAACGAAGGAACTCCACAATTAGTTTCCCGCCGCAAGTGGCGAGAGCCGCCGAGAGGCCCTCCGCAGTTGCATCCGGCGGTATCGGAACACGTTGCATGATCCCGATATCCCCGGTATCCCAGCCTTCGTCCATATACATGATGGTGACGCCTGTCTCGGCATCTCCATTCATGATCGCCCGCTGGATCGGCGCCGCCCCTCGAAGGCGTGGGAGGCACGAAGCGTGTATGTTGATGAACCCATGGGCGGGCACCGACAGCAACTCATTCGGTATCTTCTGGCCGAACGCGGCCACCACCGCAACGTCAGGGGCCAGCGCCCGAAGCGAGTCAATGAACTCCGGGTCTGACACGCGTTGGGGTTGGGCCACAGGCAGGCCGCGTCCTGAGGCAAACACCTTCACCTGAGACTGAGAGAGCTTGTGCCCGCGGCCTTTCGGCCGGTCAGGTTGGGTGACCACCATCACTATATCATGCCCTGCGCGCCCTATCGCATCGAGGGCCGGGACCGCGAACTCAGGCGTGCCCATGAAAACCACACGCACTGCCTAGTCTCCTTCCTCGTCGGCCGGTCTGATCTCGATCGCGCGGTCTATGAAGAGTATACCGTCGAGGTGATCGATCTCGTGTTGGAGCACCCGCGCCAGGAGCCCCGAAGCGGCGAGGGAGAACCTCCTGCCCTGCCGATCCAAGGCCGTGACCCGAACCTCTGTGCTCCTGTTGACTACTCCCACAACA from Bacillota bacterium includes these protein-coding regions:
- the fmt gene encoding methionyl-tRNA formyltransferase, with the translated sequence MRVVFMGTPEFAVPALDAIGRAGHDIVMVVTQPDRPKGRGHKLSQSQVKVFASGRGLPVAQPQRVSDPEFIDSLRALAPDVAVVAAFGQKIPNELLSVPAHGFINIHASCLPRLRGAAPIQRAIMNGDAETGVTIMYMDEGWDTGDIGIMQRVPIPPDATAEGLSAALATCGGKLIVEFLRLLEEGDAPRTPQHEAAATYAPKVRPEETVIDWNRPGREIVNLVRALYPDPGARTTLDGKGVRVLRASVPVPGEISSDGGPPGEIVAGARGELLVRVPDGLVSLDLVQPESRKQMTGSEFIRGRRPQPGSRFA